In Novosphingobium sp. 9U, the genomic stretch ATCAGGAACAGGCGCCGTCCCTGTTCGCGCGGTTCTGCGGCCGCGCCGCCAAGCACCTCGCAAGCGGCATCGGCTACGCGCTCACCCTGAACGAGCCCAATCTCATCGGCATGTTGCCGATGCTGCTTCCCAAGGACAGTGGCGCGCGGCTGCTCGCCGAGGACAAGCTGATGTCGCAAGCCGTCGCCAAGTCGATGAACGTGCCTCTGTACCTGTCGGGCAACGGGCTGTTCCTGCCTGACGCAGCCGTCGTTCAAGCAAATCTGATTGCCGGACACAAGGCCGCGCGCGAGGCGATGAAAGCCGCGCGTCCGGACCTGCCGGTCGGTGTCAGCCTCGCGATGAACGACGACCAGGCCGTGGGTGCCGCCAGCATGCGCGACAGCATTCGCGCACGGCTCTATGATCCCTGGCTAGAGGCCGCGCGTGCCGACGATTTCATCGGCGTCCAGAACTATTGGCGCGCGGTGTGGGACGCGAGCCATCGCCTGCCCGCGCCACCGGGGGTCGTGACCGACGAGAACGGGTCGGAGCTTTACGCACCGTCTCTAGCGAACGCGGCCCGCTACGCCCATTCGAAGTGCGGAGTTCCGGTGGTCGTCACCGAGCATGGTTGCAACGTCCTCGACGATGCGAAGCGCGCGAAGTTCATCCCTGCTGCCCTTGCCGAATTGCGCAAGGCCATGGACGAGGGCCTGCCGGTGCGCGGCTACACGCACTGGTCGCTGATCGACAACTACGAGTGGTTCTTCGGTTACAAGCCGCGCTACGGCCTCCACTCGCTCGACCGGACGACATTCGCCCGCACGCCAAAGCCGAGCGCAGCGGTGCTGGGCGACATCGCCCGTCGCAACTCGCTCTAGAAGGACTCCGTCGATGGCGTTCGCCCACACTCCTGACGCGTCGATAACGGACGCCGCGCCTTCGGCCGTGGAAGAGTTGAAGCGCGGCTGGCGCCCGCTCGTCGCCTGCTCCATTGGGATCGGGCTGGGCCTGTCGCCGATACCCGCCTATACCGCCGGCATATTTGCTTCGGCGCTCGAGCAGGATATCGGCTGGCCGCGCAGCCAGATACTGGTCACGCTGACCTTCATACCCGTCGCACTCATCAGCCTTGGCGCGATCGTCGGCCGCTTGGCCGACCGGATCGGCGCGCGCAAGGTGGCAATCTGCTCGACGATCGGCCTCAGCCTTTCCTTCGTTCTCTTGGCGACGATAAGCCGCACGATCGGGCACTTCTACGCGGCCTGGGGGTGCCTTGCGGTGGTTTCTCTCGGCACGCTGCCAACCACTTATGCGCGGGTGATAACCGGCTGGTTCGACAGGGCGCGCGGCCTTGCGCTGGGCATTGCGCTGGCCGGCACCGGAGTGACCGGCGTGCTCGCGCCGTTCTACCTGAACTGGGTGATCGGCGCCTATGGGTGGCGTGTCGGCTATCTCGCCTACGGCGCGCTTCCGCTGGTCATTGCATTGCCTGTCCTGATCGCATGGCTCAAGGAACCTGAGCGCGCCAGCCAGGCTGCGCGGGCGTCGGAAGC encodes the following:
- a CDS encoding family 1 glycosylhydrolase, encoding QEQAPSLFARFCGRAAKHLASGIGYALTLNEPNLIGMLPMLLPKDSGARLLAEDKLMSQAVAKSMNVPLYLSGNGLFLPDAAVVQANLIAGHKAAREAMKAARPDLPVGVSLAMNDDQAVGAASMRDSIRARLYDPWLEAARADDFIGVQNYWRAVWDASHRLPAPPGVVTDENGSELYAPSLANAARYAHSKCGVPVVVTEHGCNVLDDAKRAKFIPAALAELRKAMDEGLPVRGYTHWSLIDNYEWFFGYKPRYGLHSLDRTTFARTPKPSAAVLGDIARRNSL
- a CDS encoding MFS transporter, encoding MAFAHTPDASITDAAPSAVEELKRGWRPLVACSIGIGLGLSPIPAYTAGIFASALEQDIGWPRSQILVTLTFIPVALISLGAIVGRLADRIGARKVAICSTIGLSLSFVLLATISRTIGHFYAAWGCLAVVSLGTLPTTYARVITGWFDRARGLALGIALAGTGVTGVLAPFYLNWVIGAYGWRVGYLAYGALPLVIALPVLIAWLKEPERASQAARASEAAGASVRAALHDYRFWALALAALGLAAGTSGLMPNLVPLLSEHGISKQSATTVMAAMAISVTGGRLLSGVLLDRLRAPFVALIVVTPAVLALAALAQPGIELTTGIACGVTIGLVAGAEFDLVAYLIGRYFGRRHFSELYSIQYAIFGLGAGFAPAVYGGLRDRMGSYDMTIVTSAVLFVCSIAAFFTLGRYPAHGDAIFAE